A genome region from Hippopotamus amphibius kiboko isolate mHipAmp2 chromosome 1, mHipAmp2.hap2, whole genome shotgun sequence includes the following:
- the LOC130852974 gene encoding uncharacterized protein LOC130852974, producing MSGCQVSRSNTCSCLNHPKNVSFLAQTPGWSHSPSVTRGNNLKRSRTPSGLEASSSPSEQSDHAGSPRLPARRICMGQPYNSKCVETSHLATCPEVARKPTCRGRPYCLLCTDRPSGPSSPTFLDQLIKGINYLNRSTSAFYTNCSKSSLSLPRLAANYLERAANSTQLDHPDHSFPRSYSNPSTRVAAFDDSCASTRMVPSRRGAHALQCVDDSVDTSCPRALHSRKLAPTLPQRPGIRLPELPLFSNRIFSLGHLPKFWEAIRSGWRAPEPISKPCSWW from the coding sequence ATGTCTGGATGCCAAGTGAGCCGTTCCAACACCTGCAGCTGCTTGAACCATCCCAAAAATGTGTCCTTTCTGGCCCAGACTCCAGGCTGGTCCCACAGCCCTAGCGTGACCAGGGGTAACAACCTCAAGCGCTCTCGTACACCGAGTGGCTTGGAGGCAAGCAGCAGCCCTTCAGAGCAGTCTGACCACGCCGGCTCCCCCAGACTTCCAGCGAGGAGAATCTGCATGGGCCAGCCCTACAACTCCAAGTGCGTGGAGACGAGCCACTTGGCAACGTGCCCCGAGGTGGCTAGAAAGCCCACTTGTCGTGGTAGACCCTACTGCCTGCTCTGTACAGATCGACCCTCGGGTCCCTCTAGCCCCACCTTCCTGGACCAGCTCATCAAAGGCATCAACTACCTCAACAGATCCACCAGTGCCTTCTATACCAACTGCTCTAAATCATCCCTAAGCCTGCCGAGGCTTGCAGCCAACTACCTGGAACGCGCCGCCAACTCCACCCAACTGGACCACCCGGACCACTCTTTCCCCCGTAGTTACTCCAACCCCAGCACCCGAGTGGCTGCCTTCGACGACTCCTGTGCCAGCACCCGCATGGTGCCATCCCGCAGGGGTGCGCATGCTTTGCAGTGCGTAGATGACTCCGTCGACACGAGCTGCCCTCGCGCGCTTCATAGCAGGAAACTCGCTCCCACGCTGCCGCAGAGGCCGGGGATAAGGCTGCCTGAACTTCCTCTGTTCAGCAACAGGATCTTTTCCCTAGGTCATCTGCCCAAGTTCTGGGAAGCAATCCGCTCGGGCTGGAGAGCCCCCGAGCCCATCTCTAAGCCCTGTAGCTGGTGGTGA